The proteins below are encoded in one region of Paeniglutamicibacter cryotolerans:
- a CDS encoding ABC transporter ATP-binding protein yields the protein MARNKKAKYASAIAVEESAEDFAPMEMDDGFGGTQSVRKAKEFWPSAKRLMGLLVPEKAGITVVLLFVMAGVVLSVIAPKILGKAMDVIFSGVFGVGIPAGTDMAQLIAGLRAEGQNDRADMLSRMDIVPGAGIDFILLGRYIMIVLAMYFVASVFMWAQGYLLNKLVMRVVYNLRKDVERKLNRLPLNYFDTRQRGDLLSRVTNDVDNIQNALQQAFSQLIQSALTVIGIVVMMFIVSWQLALIALIALPLSAVAAGLIGSRAQGLFKKQWKSTGSLNGQIEESFSGHDLMKVFGRENDMIARFDERNEELYKASFGAQFVSGMIFPVMQFVSYLAYVGIAVVGGLRVASGQMSLGDATAFIQYSREFTQPLGQMAGMANMLQSGVASAERTFELLDAQEEGAEEATAHLPERTSGLVEFENVGFSYDPDKPLIEGLSFEAHPGHTVAIVGPTGAGKTTLVNLVMRFYELDSGRITLDGIGITDLSRAELRSKVGMVLQDAWLFNGTIRENIRYGRLEATDEEVYAAAKATYVDRFVRALPEGYDTVIEDEGTNVSAGEKQLITIARAFIANPSLLILDEATSSVDTRTELLVQQAMAALRTERTSFVIAHRLSTIRDADTILVMESGHIVEQGDHEQLLAARGAYFRLYESQFAGPASGAEPEPESTSAAVPAI from the coding sequence ATGGCACGGAACAAGAAGGCAAAGTACGCTTCGGCCATCGCCGTGGAGGAATCGGCGGAGGACTTCGCCCCGATGGAGATGGACGACGGTTTCGGCGGCACCCAGTCGGTGCGCAAGGCGAAGGAGTTCTGGCCCTCGGCCAAACGGCTGATGGGGCTGCTGGTCCCCGAAAAGGCCGGCATCACCGTCGTGCTGCTGTTCGTGATGGCCGGCGTGGTGCTTTCGGTGATAGCGCCCAAGATCCTGGGCAAGGCCATGGACGTGATCTTCTCCGGAGTCTTCGGCGTCGGCATCCCGGCCGGCACCGACATGGCGCAGCTGATCGCCGGACTGCGTGCAGAGGGCCAGAACGACCGGGCCGACATGCTGTCCAGGATGGACATTGTCCCCGGCGCAGGCATCGACTTCATCCTGCTCGGACGGTACATCATGATCGTGCTGGCCATGTACTTCGTGGCATCGGTGTTCATGTGGGCGCAGGGCTACCTGCTGAACAAGCTGGTCATGCGCGTGGTCTACAACCTGCGCAAGGACGTCGAACGCAAGCTGAACAGGCTGCCGCTGAACTACTTCGACACCCGCCAACGCGGTGACCTGCTCTCCCGGGTCACCAACGACGTGGACAACATCCAGAACGCGCTCCAGCAGGCCTTCAGCCAGCTGATCCAGTCCGCGCTGACGGTGATCGGCATCGTGGTCATGATGTTCATCGTTTCCTGGCAGCTCGCCCTGATTGCGCTGATCGCCCTGCCGCTCTCGGCTGTGGCGGCCGGGCTGATCGGTTCGCGCGCGCAGGGGCTCTTCAAGAAGCAGTGGAAGTCCACAGGTTCGCTGAACGGGCAGATCGAGGAATCCTTCTCCGGGCACGACCTGATGAAGGTCTTCGGCCGCGAAAACGACATGATCGCGCGTTTCGACGAGCGCAACGAGGAGCTCTACAAGGCCTCCTTCGGCGCCCAGTTCGTCTCCGGGATGATCTTCCCGGTCATGCAGTTCGTCTCGTACCTGGCCTACGTCGGCATTGCCGTGGTCGGCGGCCTGCGCGTCGCCTCGGGCCAGATGTCCCTGGGGGATGCGACCGCGTTCATCCAGTACTCGCGCGAGTTCACCCAGCCGCTGGGACAGATGGCCGGCATGGCCAACATGCTCCAGTCCGGTGTCGCCTCGGCGGAGCGGACCTTCGAACTGCTCGATGCGCAGGAGGAAGGCGCCGAGGAGGCTACCGCGCACCTGCCCGAGCGCACCAGCGGGCTGGTCGAGTTCGAGAACGTCGGCTTCTCCTACGACCCGGACAAGCCGCTCATCGAGGGGCTTTCCTTCGAGGCACACCCGGGCCATACGGTGGCCATCGTCGGCCCGACCGGCGCCGGCAAGACCACGCTGGTGAATCTCGTGATGCGCTTCTACGAGCTCGACTCCGGGCGGATCACCCTCGACGGGATCGGGATCACCGACCTGTCTCGGGCGGAGCTGCGATCCAAGGTCGGCATGGTGCTGCAGGACGCCTGGTTGTTCAACGGAACCATCCGGGAGAACATCCGCTACGGGCGCTTGGAGGCCACCGACGAGGAGGTCTACGCCGCGGCGAAGGCCACCTATGTGGACCGGTTCGTGCGGGCGCTGCCCGAGGGGTACGACACGGTGATCGAGGACGAGGGAACGAACGTCTCCGCCGGTGAGAAGCAGCTGATCACCATCGCCCGGGCGTTCATCGCCAACCCGTCGCTGCTGATCCTGGACGAGGCGACCTCGTCGGTGGATACGCGCACCGAACTGCTGGTGCAGCAGGCCATGGCAGCGCTGCGCACCGAGCGGACCAGCTTCGTGATCGCGCACCGGCTCTCCACGATCCGCGACGCCGACACCATCCTGGTGATGGAGTCCGGGCACATCGTGGAGCAGGGCGACCACGAGCAGCTGCTCGCTGCCCGGGGTGCCTATTTCAGGCTCTACGAGTCCCAGTTCGCCGGCCCGGCCTCCGGTGCGGAACCAGAGCCGGAATCCACTTCCGCCGCGGTACCAGCCATCTAG
- a CDS encoding CPBP family intramembrane glutamic endopeptidase, with amino-acid sequence MAYQIAPASLGQTPRRRHPVFGPGRFRVGDAVMVALYLLLMVAGGASLIMALPGFAGAFRNEEAALFAVNLIAYMVLFTGAMIMAFKTLKNSARTFRYNPWAKWFLVPGTWFGSLMVTAILLTLMGQAVKSENQLAIEGMTREIPFTTMFFVAVVMGPLVEEYIFRHLLIGKLSRKLNVWVCVVISIILFAGIHFVGSGSFEITSAIPYVTLGAVISVAYVLSGRSMAYSYVLHFFNNAVALSVSYTLLPLLQS; translated from the coding sequence ATGGCTTACCAGATTGCACCCGCGTCGCTGGGGCAGACCCCGCGCCGCCGTCATCCGGTCTTCGGTCCGGGCCGGTTCCGGGTCGGCGATGCCGTCATGGTGGCGTTGTACCTGCTGCTCATGGTGGCCGGGGGCGCCAGCTTGATCATGGCCCTCCCCGGTTTCGCCGGCGCCTTCAGGAACGAGGAAGCCGCGCTGTTCGCCGTGAACCTGATCGCCTACATGGTGCTGTTCACCGGGGCGATGATCATGGCCTTCAAGACGTTGAAGAACTCGGCTCGCACCTTCAGATACAATCCCTGGGCCAAGTGGTTCCTGGTTCCCGGGACCTGGTTCGGCTCGCTGATGGTGACGGCAATCCTGCTGACCCTCATGGGGCAGGCGGTGAAGAGCGAAAACCAGCTTGCCATCGAGGGGATGACCCGGGAGATTCCCTTCACCACCATGTTCTTCGTAGCCGTGGTGATGGGCCCACTGGTCGAGGAATACATCTTCCGGCATCTGCTCATCGGCAAACTCAGCCGGAAACTGAACGTGTGGGTCTGTGTCGTCATTTCCATCATCTTGTTTGCCGGCATCCACTTCGTCGGTTCCGGAAGCTTCGAGATCACCTCGGCGATCCCGTACGTGACACTGGGTGCGGTGATTTCCGTCGCCTACGTGCTCTCGGGCAGGTCGATGGCGTATTCCTACGTGCTGCATTTCTTCAACAACGCGGTGGCACTAAGCGTCTCGTACACGCTGCTGCCGCTGCTGCAGTCCTAG
- a CDS encoding ABC transporter ATP-binding protein, producing the protein MLFQLITRTAKPYTPWIIAVLIFQLATTIATLYLPSLNAQIIDKGVVQGDIDFIWRTGAVMLTVAFIQVVTAIVAVYFGAKTAMAIGRDLRRNVFRAVSAYSAQEVNKFGAPTLITRCTNDVQQVQMLVLMGLNFMVSAPIMCIGGIIMALREDVGLSWLVWVSVPFLIIVVGILIRFLMPLFRLMQDRIDAINGVLREQLIGIRVVRAFVREPYETERFEEANAKLTRVGVQVGQLFVLMFPVIGMILHVATASVLWFGGHRVDSGAMQIGSLTAFLQYLLQILGAVMMGTFMAMMIPRAAVCAERITEVLETRPSLSDPAEETADAPRKGVVEFRDVSFGYPGAEAPVLNGLNFTAEPGKTTAIIGSTGAGKTTLLNLIPRLYDAGSGSVLLDGVPVSAMTRGQISERVASVPQRPYLFSGTIASNLRFGNEHATDEELWDALHVAQARDFVTEKPRQLDEGIAQGGTNVSGGQRQRLCIARALVAKPSVYLFDDSFSALDVATDARLREALREPTSEAAVIIVAQRVSTITGADQILVLDNGEIIARGTHSELLESSETYKEIVASQMSAEEAA; encoded by the coding sequence ATGCTCTTTCAACTGATCACCAGAACCGCGAAACCATATACCCCCTGGATCATCGCCGTCCTGATTTTCCAGCTGGCGACGACCATCGCCACCCTCTACCTGCCCAGCCTCAATGCCCAAATCATCGACAAGGGTGTGGTCCAGGGCGATATCGACTTCATCTGGCGCACCGGTGCGGTGATGCTGACCGTGGCCTTCATCCAGGTCGTCACCGCCATCGTGGCTGTGTACTTCGGCGCCAAGACGGCCATGGCCATCGGCCGGGACCTGCGCCGGAACGTCTTCCGCGCCGTTTCCGCCTATTCCGCGCAAGAGGTCAACAAGTTCGGCGCCCCGACGTTGATCACGCGCTGCACCAACGACGTCCAGCAGGTGCAGATGCTCGTGCTGATGGGACTGAACTTCATGGTCTCGGCCCCGATCATGTGCATCGGCGGCATCATCATGGCGCTGCGTGAGGACGTTGGACTCTCCTGGCTGGTCTGGGTCTCGGTGCCCTTCCTGATCATCGTGGTCGGCATCCTGATCCGCTTCCTGATGCCGCTCTTCCGGCTCATGCAGGACCGCATCGACGCGATCAACGGCGTGCTGCGCGAGCAGCTCATCGGCATCCGCGTGGTGCGCGCCTTCGTGCGCGAACCGTATGAAACCGAACGCTTCGAGGAAGCAAACGCCAAGCTGACCCGCGTCGGCGTGCAGGTCGGCCAGCTGTTCGTGCTGATGTTCCCGGTCATCGGGATGATTTTGCATGTGGCAACGGCCTCCGTGCTCTGGTTCGGCGGACACCGTGTCGATTCCGGGGCCATGCAAATCGGTTCGCTGACCGCCTTCCTGCAGTACCTGCTGCAGATCCTCGGCGCCGTCATGATGGGCACCTTCATGGCGATGATGATCCCGCGTGCTGCCGTTTGCGCCGAGCGCATCACCGAGGTCCTGGAGACCAGGCCCTCGCTCTCGGATCCCGCGGAGGAAACGGCCGATGCCCCGCGCAAGGGAGTCGTGGAATTCCGCGACGTTTCCTTCGGCTACCCCGGTGCCGAGGCACCGGTGCTGAACGGGCTGAACTTCACCGCCGAGCCGGGAAAGACCACGGCAATCATCGGTTCCACCGGCGCGGGCAAGACCACGCTGCTGAACCTGATCCCGCGGCTCTACGACGCCGGTTCCGGCTCGGTGCTGCTTGACGGGGTCCCCGTCTCGGCGATGACCCGGGGCCAGATCTCGGAGCGGGTGGCCAGCGTGCCGCAGCGCCCCTACCTGTTCTCCGGAACCATCGCCTCCAACCTGCGTTTCGGCAACGAACACGCCACCGACGAGGAGCTCTGGGACGCGCTGCACGTGGCCCAGGCCCGCGACTTCGTGACGGAAAAGCCCCGCCAGCTCGATGAGGGCATCGCCCAGGGCGGCACGAACGTCTCCGGCGGCCAGCGTCAGCGCCTGTGCATCGCCCGGGCGCTCGTCGCCAAGCCCAGCGTCTACCTGTTCGACGATTCGTTCTCCGCGCTCGACGTGGCCACGGACGCCCGCCTGCGCGAGGCATTGCGGGAACCGACCAGCGAAGCGGCCGTCATCATCGTCGCCCAGCGCGTCTCCACGATCACCGGGGCCGACCAGATCCTGGTCCTGGACAATGGCGAGATCATCGCCCGTGGAACCCACTCAGAGCTGCTGGAAAGCTCGGAGACCTACAAGGAAATCGTTGCATCACAGATGAGCGCGGAGGAGGCGGCCTAG
- a CDS encoding SDR family oxidoreductase, translating into MEHEPTPLPAPRTMLVTGAGSGIGRAVARRMLAAGWNLVLAGRRIGALEDTAAGYSNALVIPTDVSVPAAVEALFAEAQHRFGRIDVLFNNAGAFGPAADIGELDPGEWEAVAAVNLTGAMLCAGAAFRAMRECGGRIINNGSISAQVPRPRSVAYAVTKHAIAGLTKSIELDGRAYGICATELDIGNAASGMMRDVGAQAGALQADGSRRVEPVFDLEQAAAAVEFVATLPAGTSVNQLTITATGMPFIGRG; encoded by the coding sequence ATGGAGCACGAGCCAACGCCGCTGCCAGCACCCCGCACGATGCTCGTCACCGGGGCGGGGTCCGGGATCGGCCGCGCCGTGGCCCGGCGGATGCTCGCCGCCGGATGGAACCTGGTCCTGGCCGGGCGGCGCATCGGTGCCCTGGAGGACACGGCGGCCGGGTACTCCAACGCGCTGGTGATTCCCACCGACGTGTCGGTCCCGGCCGCGGTCGAGGCGCTCTTTGCCGAGGCGCAGCACAGGTTCGGGCGCATCGACGTGTTGTTTAATAACGCGGGCGCCTTCGGTCCGGCGGCCGACATCGGGGAACTGGATCCGGGCGAATGGGAAGCCGTTGCCGCGGTGAACCTCACCGGGGCCATGCTCTGCGCCGGGGCGGCATTCCGGGCCATGCGGGAGTGCGGCGGGCGGATCATCAACAATGGTTCGATCAGCGCCCAGGTGCCGCGCCCGCGGTCGGTGGCCTACGCCGTCACCAAACACGCGATTGCCGGGCTGACCAAATCGATCGAGCTGGACGGGCGCGCGTACGGAATCTGCGCCACCGAACTGGATATCGGCAACGCGGCATCGGGGATGATGCGCGACGTCGGGGCGCAGGCCGGGGCGTTGCAGGCCGATGGAAGCCGCCGCGTCGAGCCGGTCTTCGACCTGGAGCAGGCAGCCGCTGCAGTCGAGTTTGTGGCCACGCTGCCGGCCGGCACCTCGGTCAACCAGCTCACCATCACGGCCACTGGGATGCCTTTCATCGGGCGCGGCTGA
- a CDS encoding SRPBCC family protein produces MRMDMLDLIIERDFAAPRAALWAAFTEAEILSEWFGPQGWAINPGSCVIDARVGGVQQFVMHSLENPEHTSPVDAVFTEVRVGELLVGRDGPHDMTLHMIIDLRIEFSDMPGGTHLRLVQGPLPDEVIEPSRAGWESSFGKLDRLLADFA; encoded by the coding sequence ATGCGCATGGATATGTTGGATCTGATCATTGAACGCGACTTCGCAGCACCCCGCGCCGCACTCTGGGCGGCCTTCACCGAGGCCGAGATCCTCAGCGAATGGTTCGGACCCCAGGGGTGGGCCATCAACCCCGGGAGCTGCGTCATCGATGCCCGCGTCGGCGGGGTACAGCAATTCGTCATGCATTCGCTGGAGAACCCGGAGCACACCTCACCGGTCGATGCGGTCTTCACCGAGGTCCGCGTCGGTGAACTGCTCGTGGGCCGCGATGGCCCGCACGATATGACGTTGCACATGATCATCGACCTGCGCATTGAATTCTCCGATATGCCCGGAGGTACGCACCTGCGGCTGGTCCAGGGCCCATTGCCGGATGAAGTCATCGAGCCCTCTCGGGCCGGCTGGGAATCGTCCTTCGGCAAGCTCGATCGGCTGCTGGCCGACTTCGCCTGA
- a CDS encoding pentapeptide repeat-containing protein, with protein sequence MSKAPTVPRLPKFPELVTTGFGDLTALEVDGRSEGLLFDSDDGAGLDLEDTAFTECVFKRVGLQGAELQRASFGDCRFEELNAPSLQAAGSVWWNTELRRTRIGSAELHGASIRSTLFDGGKLGYVNLRSAKLKDVVFRDVIIEELDLGSAQLERVSFPGCRIDSLIVNGSKLKHADLRGITLRSVTGISGLRGATIDEMQLADLAPILAAEAGLLLG encoded by the coding sequence ATGTCCAAAGCACCCACGGTTCCGCGCCTGCCCAAATTCCCCGAGCTTGTCACCACCGGCTTCGGGGACCTGACCGCCTTGGAAGTCGACGGCCGCAGCGAGGGCCTGCTTTTCGATTCGGACGACGGCGCGGGCCTTGACCTGGAGGATACGGCCTTCACCGAATGCGTGTTCAAGCGCGTCGGTTTGCAGGGCGCCGAGCTGCAGCGGGCCAGCTTCGGGGACTGCCGCTTCGAGGAACTGAACGCCCCCTCGCTGCAGGCGGCGGGCAGCGTCTGGTGGAACACCGAACTGCGCCGCACCCGGATCGGTTCCGCCGAACTCCACGGAGCATCGATCCGGTCCACCCTCTTCGACGGGGGCAAGCTAGGCTACGTGAACCTGCGCTCGGCCAAGTTAAAGGACGTGGTCTTCCGTGACGTGATCATCGAGGAACTGGACTTGGGCTCGGCCCAGTTGGAACGTGTTTCCTTCCCCGGCTGCCGGATCGATTCGCTGATCGTCAACGGCTCCAAGCTCAAGCACGCCGACCTGCGCGGGATCACGCTGCGTTCGGTCACCGGAATCTCAGGCCTGCGGGGCGCCACCATCGACGAGATGCAGCTGGCCGACCTGGCCCCCATCCTGGCGGCCGAGGCCGGCCTGCTGCTCGGCTGA
- a CDS encoding YybH family protein — MGNEQNPVTHAFELYARAVADKDVDAFMAIHAPDIQVFDAWGQWEFTGAGQWRELATGWFASLGDESVEVLFTRVHTSIGADVAYGFADVTFTGTSASGHRLRSMTNRISVGMNRSPEGWVIGHQHSSLPINLETGAAMSDPPVH; from the coding sequence TTGGGCAACGAACAGAATCCGGTCACCCACGCGTTCGAGCTGTATGCGCGGGCAGTAGCGGACAAGGACGTCGATGCGTTCATGGCCATCCATGCGCCGGATATTCAGGTCTTTGACGCATGGGGTCAATGGGAGTTCACCGGAGCCGGGCAATGGCGGGAGCTGGCCACCGGCTGGTTTGCTTCGCTGGGGGACGAGTCGGTGGAGGTTCTCTTCACTCGGGTGCACACCAGCATCGGGGCGGATGTCGCCTATGGTTTCGCCGATGTCACGTTCACCGGGACCTCGGCGTCGGGCCACCGGTTGCGCTCGATGACCAACCGCATTTCAGTGGGGATGAACCGGTCTCCGGAGGGCTGGGTCATCGGACACCAGCATTCATCGCTGCCGATCAACCTGGAGACCGGCGCCGCCATGTCCGACCCTCCGGTGCACTAG
- a CDS encoding MoaD/ThiS family protein, protein MGSIIVELPQILSACLDGERRREMLLAGESTIGRVLEELGNGHPGFVRRVRDETGAVRRYVNVFVGRDNIRDLDGLATTVRDGDTVMIIASVAGG, encoded by the coding sequence ATGGGCTCCATCATCGTGGAACTGCCGCAGATCCTGTCGGCTTGCCTGGACGGGGAGCGCCGCCGGGAAATGCTCCTTGCCGGGGAATCAACCATCGGCCGGGTGCTGGAGGAGCTCGGTAACGGGCACCCGGGGTTTGTGCGGCGGGTCCGGGACGAGACCGGAGCCGTGCGCCGCTATGTGAATGTGTTCGTGGGCCGGGACAACATTCGTGACTTGGACGGGCTGGCCACCACGGTGCGGGATGGGGATACTGTCATGATCATCGCCTCGGTGGCCGGGGGCTGA
- a CDS encoding WD40/YVTN/BNR-like repeat-containing protein — METAQQTVLAIGTKKGLWLATSTDRRGWELTGPHFMMQEVASTAIDTRGGRTRILAGVNDWHWGPAVVHSDDLGASWSDPEQGAIKFPADTGAALARIWHLRPDTEGRPGSVWAGCEPISVFRSIDGGEHFELNRGLWNHPHRELWGAGFGGAAVHSIVPHPDDDAIVHAAMSTGGVYRSNDGGASWTPKNKGIKAPFQPDQWPEFGQCVHRIVGDAGNPERLYAQNHHGVYRTDDAGEQWIDIAPGLPADFGFVFLAHPHTPSTIWTIPLKADGERNPVNGRLSAYRSTDAGAHWQEQHVGLPEHEYNAVLRDAAAVDDHRESAGVYFGTRAGEVFASNDEGATFTQVASRLPDVLSVRAALVVGR; from the coding sequence ATGGAAACCGCTCAACAGACAGTGCTTGCCATCGGAACCAAGAAGGGCCTCTGGCTCGCCACCAGCACCGACCGCCGGGGCTGGGAGCTGACCGGCCCCCACTTCATGATGCAGGAGGTGGCTTCAACGGCCATCGACACCCGCGGCGGGCGGACCCGCATCCTGGCCGGGGTCAACGACTGGCATTGGGGTCCGGCCGTGGTGCATTCGGATGACCTCGGCGCCAGCTGGTCCGATCCGGAACAGGGAGCGATCAAATTCCCGGCGGATACCGGGGCTGCCTTGGCCCGGATCTGGCACCTGCGTCCCGATACCGAGGGGCGCCCGGGTTCGGTCTGGGCCGGCTGCGAACCAATTTCAGTGTTCCGCTCCATCGATGGAGGCGAACACTTCGAACTGAACCGCGGGCTCTGGAACCACCCGCACCGTGAGCTTTGGGGTGCCGGGTTTGGCGGCGCCGCAGTGCATAGCATCGTCCCGCATCCGGATGACGACGCCATCGTGCATGCGGCCATGAGCACTGGGGGGGTATACCGCAGCAATGACGGCGGCGCCTCCTGGACCCCTAAAAACAAGGGCATCAAGGCCCCCTTCCAGCCGGATCAGTGGCCCGAGTTCGGCCAGTGCGTGCACCGCATAGTGGGGGACGCTGGGAACCCAGAGCGTCTCTACGCGCAAAACCACCACGGGGTCTACCGCACCGACGATGCAGGCGAACAATGGATCGACATCGCCCCGGGGCTTCCGGCCGACTTCGGATTCGTGTTCCTGGCCCACCCGCATACCCCTTCAACTATCTGGACTATCCCCTTGAAGGCCGACGGCGAGCGCAACCCGGTCAACGGCAGGCTCTCGGCGTACCGCTCCACCGATGCCGGCGCGCATTGGCAGGAGCAGCATGTGGGACTGCCGGAACACGAATACAACGCGGTGCTGCGCGATGCAGCCGCGGTGGATGACCATCGTGAATCCGCCGGGGTGTACTTCGGGACCAGGGCCGGAGAGGTGTTTGCCAGCAATGACGAGGGCGCCACTTTCACGCAGGTGGCTTCCCGGTTGCCCGACGTGTTGAGCGTGCGCGCCGCCCTGGTGGTGGGGCGCTGA